Proteins encoded within one genomic window of Lysinibacillus louembei:
- a CDS encoding ABC transporter substrate-binding protein: MKKFWSIFMAMLLATGLLAACGQDDKEPQTQDETKVESQEEVAAFPVTVADSLGREITLEKTPEKIVSLIPSNTEILFALGLGNEVVAVTDNDDYPPEVADKEKVGGYELDIEKVISLQPDIVFAHGMNTEQAAVEQLEAAGVTVFVVKNASTFEETYTTIQEIGKLTGKVEEAQKIEEAIQTKLAELQAKVEGQEEKSAFVVVGATPDIYAVGQNTFMNEMLQTINVKNAVEADGWPMYSAEDFVASNPSTILVTYADDVNTILNNPAFAEMDAVKNGAVYAIDDATTNRQGPRIADGVESIAKAIYPDLFK; the protein is encoded by the coding sequence ATGAAGAAGTTTTGGTCAATTTTTATGGCAATGCTGTTGGCAACAGGCTTGCTTGCGGCATGTGGACAAGATGATAAGGAGCCACAAACACAGGATGAGACAAAGGTAGAGAGCCAAGAGGAAGTAGCGGCATTTCCTGTAACGGTAGCCGATTCTTTAGGGAGAGAAATTACATTAGAGAAGACCCCTGAGAAAATCGTCTCGTTAATTCCATCAAATACGGAGATTTTATTTGCTTTAGGTTTAGGAAATGAAGTAGTTGCTGTGACAGATAACGATGATTATCCACCAGAAGTAGCAGACAAAGAAAAGGTTGGCGGCTATGAATTAGATATTGAAAAAGTTATTTCATTACAGCCTGATATCGTTTTTGCACATGGCATGAATACAGAGCAAGCAGCGGTAGAGCAATTAGAGGCAGCTGGAGTGACAGTGTTCGTTGTGAAAAATGCTTCAACATTTGAAGAGACTTATACAACAATACAGGAAATCGGCAAGCTAACAGGCAAAGTAGAAGAGGCGCAAAAGATTGAAGAGGCTATACAAACGAAATTAGCTGAGCTTCAAGCAAAAGTAGAAGGACAAGAAGAAAAATCAGCTTTTGTTGTCGTTGGAGCAACACCTGATATTTATGCAGTTGGTCAAAATACATTTATGAATGAAATGCTACAGACAATCAATGTGAAAAATGCTGTTGAAGCAGATGGCTGGCCAATGTACAGTGCAGAGGATTTTGTTGCAAGCAACCCTAGCACAATTCTTGTAACATATGCTGATGATGTGAATACAATTTTAAATAATCCAGCATTTGCTGAAATGGACGCTGTGAAAAATGGTGCAGTTTATGCAATCGATGATGCTACAACAAATCGTCAAGGCCCACGTATTGCAGATGGCGTTGAGTCAATTGCAAAAGCTATTTATCCAGATTTGTTTAAATAA
- a CDS encoding acyl-CoA dehydrogenase family protein — MNKQLFIKTAAQREWLQKIATLKESFKSRSQQIDELASFPHENIHALREIGYTKITLPKQLGGEGFNIYDAILLHETLASYDASTALTIGWTLLTVGDLFEQEGWEPAKLQSFAQEVAKGAIINRAVSEFAMGSPTRGGKPLTTAKKTASGWLINGRKNYTTGAPELDYFLTSAWIEGEEKVGFFLIPHDAKGVSIDETWDVIAMRGTGSHDLVLQNVELNPTDLVEIPSYSTGFRVNGWSLLVPATYLGIAQAARDYAVHFATTHKPNSLKGPISDLPNVQALIGEMDLALATARFTLYGAAQAYADPARKKLVQHELNIAKHVVTNNALQIVDKAMRLVGAKSLQRNNPLQRYYRDVRAGLHNPPMDDMTIKKLAEAAIDQI, encoded by the coding sequence TTGAATAAACAGCTTTTCATTAAAACAGCAGCACAGCGAGAGTGGTTACAGAAAATCGCTACGCTTAAGGAGTCATTTAAAAGTCGGTCACAGCAAATTGATGAGCTAGCAAGTTTTCCACATGAAAATATTCATGCATTGAGGGAGATAGGTTATACGAAAATTACTTTACCAAAGCAGTTAGGTGGGGAAGGCTTCAATATTTACGATGCCATTTTATTACATGAAACGCTGGCAAGCTATGATGCAAGTACAGCTCTAACAATCGGGTGGACCTTATTAACGGTAGGCGATTTGTTTGAGCAAGAAGGATGGGAGCCAGCGAAGCTACAAAGCTTTGCACAGGAAGTGGCAAAGGGAGCAATTATTAATCGGGCAGTGAGTGAGTTTGCAATGGGTAGCCCAACGCGCGGCGGTAAGCCGCTAACAACGGCGAAAAAAACAGCATCAGGCTGGTTAATTAATGGTCGTAAAAATTATACAACTGGGGCACCAGAGCTTGATTATTTTTTAACATCTGCTTGGATAGAGGGTGAGGAGAAAGTTGGGTTTTTCCTTATTCCACATGATGCGAAAGGTGTTTCTATAGATGAAACATGGGATGTCATTGCGATGCGTGGTACAGGTAGCCATGATTTAGTATTACAAAATGTTGAGCTTAATCCAACTGATTTGGTTGAAATTCCAAGCTATTCTACAGGCTTTAGAGTGAATGGATGGAGCTTGCTTGTTCCTGCTACATATTTAGGGATCGCACAAGCTGCACGTGATTACGCAGTGCACTTTGCTACAACACATAAACCAAATAGCTTAAAAGGACCAATAAGCGATTTGCCCAATGTGCAAGCACTCATTGGAGAAATGGATTTAGCCCTTGCGACAGCAAGGTTTACATTATATGGTGCAGCACAGGCTTATGCAGATCCAGCACGTAAAAAGCTTGTACAGCATGAGCTCAATATTGCTAAACATGTAGTAACAAACAATGCACTACAAATTGTTGACAAGGCAATGAGATTAGTTGGTGCAAAAAGCTTACAGCGCAATAATCCACTTCAGCGTTATTATCGCGATGTAAGGGCAGGCTTGCACAATCCACCGATGGACGATATGACAATAAAAAAATTAGCAGAAGCAGCGATTGATCAAATATAG